Genomic DNA from Gimesia aquarii:
GGTAACAAAAATTTTATTAACAAGAATAATCAAACTCTCAACAACACGACGATTCGTTATTTGATGAAAGGCCTTCCTATGGGCACTCCCAAAGATCGCAGAAACTTTCTTGTGCAAGGAGCGGCAGCCACAGCCGGACTATTCGCCGCGGGTTCGGTCATAGGGCAACAGCCAGAAGAGGTCTCTCATACTGATGAATACAATGGTCAAGGTGGAGAATTTCCTCGTACGCACTCCGGTCGAGGTGGCCCAGTTGGTAGTCCGACTGATCGCGGCAAGCTGGTACCCGGGCTTCGAAAACCAGGGCTCCCACCTGTCAGAGTCACTGCACCTGACTTGGAAAAGCAGAGTGGAAAAATTGTAAATGGTGTCAGGGAGTTTCACCTGCAGGCGACTCCCGTACGTCGCGAATTGTTACCTGGTATCTGGATGGATGCCTATGGATATAATGGTCAATTTCCAGGGCCTGTATTGGAATTGTACCAAGGCGAGCGAGTGCGAATTGTATTTCGCAACGATTTGCCGGAACCAACCACGCTGCATTCGCATGGCCTCGAATTACCGGTTTATATGGATGGCATTCCGGCGGTGACGCAAAATTTAGTCAAACCCGGTCAAACATTTGTGTATGAATATGACGTGCACCAGGAGGGCAGCTGCTTTTTGCATCCCCATGTCGCGATGCAGGAAGCCATCGGCATGGTTGTTCCCTTCGTCATTCATCCCAAGGTTGCCTACGAACCGGTGGTGGACCGTGATTTTGTACTGGTCACCCAACAATTCTCTATATTGCCCAACGCAGAGATTCCCAACACTCAGTCGATGGATTGGAACTTTGTCACGATTAACGGGCGGTGTGGACCTTATACAACACCTCTGGTATGCAAGTTAGGGGAACGTGTGCGTATTCGATTTATGAACTTTAGCACGTTACACCAGCATCCGATGCACCTGCACGGCCACACTTACTGGGTGACTGGAACAGAGGGCGGCCGCATACCTGAATCGGCCTGGGTACCCGGCAATACTGTAATCCTTGGT
This window encodes:
- a CDS encoding multicopper oxidase family protein; this translates as MKGLPMGTPKDRRNFLVQGAAATAGLFAAGSVIGQQPEEVSHTDEYNGQGGEFPRTHSGRGGPVGSPTDRGKLVPGLRKPGLPPVRVTAPDLEKQSGKIVNGVREFHLQATPVRRELLPGIWMDAYGYNGQFPGPVLELYQGERVRIVFRNDLPEPTTLHSHGLELPVYMDGIPAVTQNLVKPGQTFVYEYDVHQEGSCFLHPHVAMQEAIGMVVPFVIHPKVAYEPVVDRDFVLVTQQFSILPNAEIPNTQSMDWNFVTINGRCGPYTTPLVCKLGERVRIRFMNFSTLHQHPMHLHGHTYWVTGTEGGRIPESAWVPGNTVILGVAQSRDVEFIANNPGDWVLHCHMFHHMMNHMVSQVGPIIRKKKNDPGFDVPGYPQMMSSAKWTKEDLHKLTSRRETQGMREGWFHGVKGLFTVLRVLPPELYDKVMLTNDPIPPNSSSPLNPPPGSQSI